In Calothrix sp. PCC 7507, one DNA window encodes the following:
- the dapA gene encoding 4-hydroxy-tetrahydrodipicolinate synthase, with protein sequence MADFGRVVTAMITPLKEDGSVNYDVAAKLAAHLAKNGTDTLVVCGTTGESPTLTWEEEYQLFVEVLQSVAGKAKVIAGCGSNSTKEAIAATQKAARIGVHGSLQVVPYYNKPPQAGLEAHFRAIAQSCPDLPLLLYNVPGRTGQNLNPETVVRLAEIDNIVGIKEASGSLDQASEIRRLTPKEFQIYAGDDSLTLPLLAIGAKGVVSVASHLVGTQLQQMIQAFSAGNVQVATEIHLQLFPLFKALFITTNPIPVKKALNLQGWEVGSTRPPLCEADLEVSRKLEVVLKELSLV encoded by the coding sequence GTGGCAGATTTTGGCAGAGTTGTAACCGCTATGATTACGCCGTTGAAAGAAGACGGTAGTGTCAACTATGATGTAGCGGCAAAGCTAGCAGCACATCTAGCTAAGAACGGTACAGATACATTGGTGGTGTGTGGTACAACGGGTGAATCTCCTACCTTGACTTGGGAAGAGGAATACCAGTTGTTTGTGGAAGTGTTGCAGTCTGTAGCTGGCAAAGCCAAGGTGATAGCAGGATGCGGTTCTAATTCCACAAAAGAAGCGATCGCTGCCACCCAAAAGGCCGCTAGAATAGGAGTACATGGTTCATTACAAGTTGTTCCTTATTACAATAAACCGCCACAAGCAGGACTGGAAGCGCACTTTCGGGCAATAGCACAATCCTGTCCCGACCTACCGCTGTTGTTATACAACGTCCCTGGTCGTACCGGTCAAAATCTCAATCCCGAAACAGTTGTCCGGTTAGCGGAGATTGATAATATTGTTGGGATAAAAGAAGCTAGTGGTAGTTTAGATCAGGCGAGTGAAATTCGCCGCTTGACACCCAAAGAATTTCAGATTTACGCTGGAGACGACTCTTTAACCCTGCCCTTGTTAGCAATCGGGGCTAAGGGAGTTGTAAGTGTCGCTTCACATCTGGTAGGAACCCAACTACAGCAGATGATTCAAGCATTCAGTGCAGGGAATGTTCAAGTTGCTACTGAAATTCACCTCCAGCTATTTCCGTTGTTTAAAGCTTTATTTATAACTACGAATCCCATTCCAGTTAAAAAAGCACTGAATCTACAAGGTTGGGAAGTTGGTTCTACTCGCCCGCCACTATGCGAAGCTGACTTAGAAGTTAGTCGCAAATTAGAGGTAGTTCTTAAAGAACTGAGTTTAGTCTAA
- a CDS encoding aspartate-semialdehyde dehydrogenase: MSKSYAVAILGATGAVGTELLELLESRNFPVSHLKLLASQRSVGRTLRFKGEDLPIESVSDRAFENVDLVLASAGGSISKAWAAKAVEKGAVVIDNSSAFRMHPEVPLIVPEVNPQAAATHKGIIANPNCTTILLAVAVWPLHQVKPVQRIVAATYQSASGAGAKAMAEVKTQASAILQGQPPVAEVLPYPLAFNLFPHNSPLNDVGYCEEEMKMVNETRKIFGTQQIRITATCVRVPVLRAHSEAINIEFQTPFSPDEAREILSSAPGVKLVEDWRANYFPMPIEATGRDEVLVGRIRQDISHPCGLELWLCGDQIRKGAALNAVQIAELLVEKNLLKPSTAYVSS, translated from the coding sequence TTGTCTAAATCCTATGCTGTAGCTATTTTAGGAGCGACTGGTGCTGTTGGCACTGAGTTGCTAGAATTACTAGAAAGTCGTAATTTTCCGGTATCTCATCTGAAGTTATTGGCCTCACAAAGGAGTGTAGGGCGGACGTTGCGGTTTAAGGGGGAGGATTTACCGATAGAGTCAGTTAGCGATCGCGCCTTTGAAAATGTGGATTTGGTGCTAGCTAGCGCCGGTGGTTCTATATCCAAAGCTTGGGCTGCCAAAGCTGTGGAAAAGGGTGCAGTAGTAATTGACAACTCCAGCGCCTTCCGGATGCACCCCGAAGTGCCCTTAATAGTGCCAGAAGTCAATCCGCAAGCGGCAGCTACCCACAAAGGTATTATCGCTAATCCCAACTGCACAACAATTTTGCTAGCAGTGGCAGTATGGCCCTTGCATCAAGTGAAACCAGTGCAACGCATTGTCGCTGCAACCTACCAATCAGCAAGTGGTGCGGGTGCCAAAGCAATGGCAGAAGTCAAAACCCAAGCCAGCGCTATCTTACAAGGACAACCACCAGTGGCGGAGGTATTACCCTACCCGTTGGCGTTTAATTTATTCCCACACAACTCTCCTTTAAATGATGTAGGGTACTGTGAGGAAGAAATGAAAATGGTCAATGAAACTCGGAAAATTTTTGGTACGCAACAAATCAGGATTACTGCCACTTGTGTGCGGGTTCCCGTACTCCGTGCCCACTCGGAAGCTATTAACATAGAGTTCCAGACACCATTTAGCCCAGATGAAGCCAGAGAAATTTTAAGTTCCGCCCCTGGTGTCAAATTGGTAGAAGATTGGAGAGCAAATTATTTTCCGATGCCGATTGAAGCCACTGGTAGGGATGAGGTTTTAGTGGGAAGAATTCGTCAGGATATTTCTCATCCGTGCGGCTTAGAACTGTGGCTATGTGGTGATCAAATTCGTAAAGGTGCAGCTTTAAATGCAGTACAAATTGCCGAATTATTGGTAGAAAAAAATCTGCTAAAGCCTTCAACGGCATATGTTTCGAGTTAG
- the tig gene encoding trigger factor, whose product MKVTQEKLPASQIGLEIEITPETTKQTYEQVIKNLASTANIPGFRKGKVPRQILLQRLGVIRIKATALEELIQDGIEQAVKQEAIPAIGQPQLRSSFDELISNYEPGKPLTISAAVDVEPEIHLAQYTDLQAKAEEIKYDPARVDEVLEKERQELATLIPVEGRAAQIGDVAVLDFKGLLAKTEGEDENAELKPIPGGEATDFQVELYEDRFIPGFVSGIIGIGLGETREISAQFPDPYANEDLAGKAALFTVTLKELKEKELPELNDDFAQEVSDFDTLAELRASLEERYQKEAEQKTKANQQEALLAELLKHVEVDLPATLIEQEVDAMLTQTAARLSQQGLDVRKLFTQDIIPQLRARSRDEAIERLKRSLCLQEISKRESIQVTPEEIKARVTELLKEYPDEEVDPVKLQSVIENELATEKVFDWLLAHSAVELVPEGSLTPTEVEETDAELAEAEELSGDVDNSESTNPE is encoded by the coding sequence ATGAAAGTCACCCAGGAAAAACTTCCCGCGAGCCAAATAGGGCTAGAAATAGAGATTACACCAGAAACTACCAAACAAACTTACGAACAAGTCATTAAAAACCTAGCTAGTACGGCAAATATTCCTGGGTTTCGCAAAGGTAAAGTGCCTCGGCAAATATTGTTACAGCGTCTTGGCGTCATACGTATCAAGGCCACAGCTCTGGAAGAACTAATTCAAGATGGCATTGAGCAAGCGGTCAAACAAGAAGCAATTCCGGCGATTGGCCAACCGCAATTACGCTCTTCTTTTGATGAATTGATTAGTAATTATGAACCAGGTAAACCGCTGACGATTTCTGCTGCGGTCGATGTGGAGCCGGAAATACATCTAGCCCAGTACACCGACTTGCAAGCTAAAGCAGAAGAAATCAAGTATGACCCAGCTCGTGTGGATGAGGTCTTAGAGAAAGAACGCCAAGAACTAGCGACGTTGATTCCTGTGGAAGGGCGCGCCGCTCAAATTGGTGATGTCGCCGTCCTCGATTTTAAAGGTCTACTAGCCAAAACCGAGGGTGAAGACGAAAACGCGGAGCTAAAACCCATTCCTGGCGGAGAAGCAACTGATTTTCAAGTGGAGTTGTATGAAGATCGGTTTATTCCAGGATTTGTCTCTGGGATTATAGGGATTGGTTTGGGAGAAACCAGAGAAATTTCTGCTCAGTTCCCCGATCCTTATGCTAACGAAGACCTAGCAGGCAAAGCGGCTCTGTTTACAGTGACGCTCAAAGAACTGAAAGAAAAAGAACTACCAGAGTTAAATGATGATTTTGCTCAAGAAGTCAGTGACTTCGATACATTAGCGGAATTGCGTGCATCTTTAGAAGAACGCTATCAAAAAGAAGCAGAGCAAAAAACTAAAGCGAATCAGCAGGAAGCCTTGTTAGCTGAACTGCTTAAGCATGTAGAGGTGGACTTACCAGCAACATTAATTGAGCAGGAAGTCGATGCAATGCTGACACAAACAGCAGCTCGGCTTTCGCAGCAAGGATTGGATGTGAGAAAGTTGTTTACTCAAGATATTATTCCCCAATTAAGGGCGCGATCGCGCGATGAAGCCATTGAAAGGCTCAAGCGCTCCCTGTGCCTACAGGAAATTAGTAAACGCGAATCCATCCAGGTGACACCGGAAGAAATTAAAGCCAGAGTCACAGAACTGTTAAAGGAGTACCCTGATGAAGAAGTAGATCCAGTAAAACTGCAATCGGTCATAGAAAATGAACTCGCAACCGAGAAGGTATTTGATTGGTTGTTAGCACATTCCGCTGTTGAATTAGTACCTGAAGGCTCTTTGACGCCTACAGAGGTAGAGGAAACAGATGCAGAACTTGCTGAAGCCGAGGAACTAAGTGGCGACGTTGATAATAGCGAGTCCACCAATCCTGAGTAA